The window GGGCTTTTCGGCAACATGACAGTTGAAAAAATATTATTTTTCCTTAATGTCTACGGGGAAGGGTATCCGCTTGGCATGGCAAAGGTTTTTGAAGTGCCTGTCAACAGGATTCAGCAGCAGCTTAAAAGGCTTGAAAACAGCGGAATTGTAGTAAGTCGTCTTATGGGCAAAGTAAGGCTCTACACTTTCAATCCTCAGTATCCGTTTCTAAAGGAGTTGAAACCGTTTTTATCAAAGGCATACGAGTTTCTTCCCGATAAAGAAAAAGATAAGTATTACAAGCTGCGCACAAGGCCGAGAAAAGCAGACAAACCGCTGTGAAAATCGACTGGAAACACATTAAAATAAAAGAATTAGCTGCCATAGTATCAGAAAAGCTAAGAGAAAAAGATATAGATGCCATTCTGGTTGGCGGTGCATGTGTTTCTATCTACACAACGAATAAATATATATCATTTGACCTGGATTTTGTATCGCATACACTGTTGAAAAATATAACGCAGGCGCTGTCGGAGTTAGGTTTTAAGAGAGAAAGTTCCCGCTACTTTATCCGTGCGGACTGCCCTTTTTTTATTGAATTTGTTTCCCCGCCTGCGGCAATAGGGAATAAGCCGGTAAAGATAATTAAAAAAATGAAAACGAGGCTTGGCACTATTATCTTGCTTTCTCCAACAGATTGCGTCAAAGACAGGCTGGCGGCTTTTTATCACTGGAATGACCCTCAGGCAATAGAACAGGCTGTAATGGTTGCAAAAGCGCAGAAAATAAATTTGAAAGAAATAAAGTCATGGTCAGAACAGGAAGGGCATAAAGAAAAATATGCTGTTTTCCTGAAAAGGATTAAAGGCTGACAAGGAGTAAATGGTATAATTTTCAAGATGTATTCACTGTTCCGTCATATA of the Nitrospirota bacterium genome contains:
- a CDS encoding winged helix-turn-helix transcriptional regulator — protein: MTVEKILFFLNVYGEGYPLGMAKVFEVPVNRIQQQLKRLENSGIVVSRLMGKVRLYTFNPQYPFLKELKPFLSKAYEFLPDKEKDKYYKLRTRPRKADKPL